The Drosophila teissieri strain GT53w chromosome X, Prin_Dtei_1.1, whole genome shotgun sequence genome has a segment encoding these proteins:
- the LOC122624934 gene encoding uncharacterized protein LOC122624934: MLHQLWLLLALRCLAMGALGALHPPQPEATTPLVAAALQILAEQVSPSQSTLAVMDLTLDAGQRDHRQEQLMSTILRTMGSEMALRTFQKPPDAIPASYVVFLVNSAQAFNTLSFHFTDTDVQSTREFSFLILLTRRLSSRAERLQVLRDISRSCVRFHTANVVMLTEKPDGVVLVYGYRMFNMNCDLSVNLELIDVFENGLFRHGHQARSFNRDLSLSGCPLRVSWYPLAPFVLFNGNSSDPEERAEVERLSGIDGELIKLLAHIFHFRILLEEPCDKCLSLDIKDGCSGCFDQVIYSNSSILIGAMSGSHQHRSHFSFTSSYHQSSMVFIMHMSSQFGAVAQLVVPFSLPVWLALVASSVLLILVIWLRNRLVCGQSDSTCHALHVLTTLVGNPLEARSLPRCVRTRILYAGWLLLVLVLRVVYQGKLFDSFRLPYHKPLPTEIAELIRANYTLINQEYLDYYPRELTVLTRNGSKDRFDYIQGLGKEGKFTTTSLIATMASYNMMHWSTSRLTHIKEHIFLYQMVIYLRRYSLLKFAFDRKIKQLLSAGIIGYLVREFDASQYRQPYEEDYEVSPIPLDSFCGLYYVSAIWLSAAVVAFILELLSQRINWLRRFFE, from the coding sequence ATGCTGCACCaactgtggctgctgctggcactgcGATGCCTGGCAATGGGTGCACTGGGTGCACTGCATCCGCCGCAGCCGGAGGCGACGACGCCGCTGGTGGCAGCTGCCCTGCAGATCCTGGCCGAGCAGGTTAGCCCCTCGCAGAGCACGCTGGCCGTGATGGATCTAACGCTGGATGCTGGCCAGCGGGATCACCGGCAGGAGCAGCTGATGAGCACCATCCTCCGGACGATGGGCTCAGAGATGGCACTGCGCACGTTCCAGAAACCACCCGACGCCATCCCAGCCAGCTATGTGGTATTTCTGGTCAATTCCGCGCAGGCCTTCAACACACTGAGCTTTCACTTTACGGATACGGATGTCCAGTCCACGCGGGAGTTCAGCTTCCTCATCCTGCTGACACGTCGCCTGTCCTCGCGAGCCGAGCGGCTTCAGGTGCTCCGCGATATATCCAGGAGCTGCGTCCGCTTCCACACGGCCAACGTGGTCATGCTAACCGAGAAGCCGGACGGCGTGGTCCTGGTCTACGGCTATCGCATGTTCAACATGAACTGCGACCTCAGTGTCAATCTGGAGCTGATAGACGTCTTTGAGAATGGACTATTCCGGCATGGCCACCAGGCCAGGTCCTTCAATCGCGACCTCAGCCTGTCCGGCTGTCCGCTGCGGGTCAGCTGGTATCCATTGGCGCCGTTCGTCCTCTTCAACGGCAACTCGAGTGATCCCGAGGAGCGGGCCGAGGTGGAGCGACTGAGCGGCATCGATGGAGAGCTCATCAAGCTGCTGGCGCACATCTTTCACTTTCGCATTCTGCTCGAGGAGCCGTGCGACAAGTGCCTGTCGCTGGACATCAAGGATGGCTGCAGTGGCTGCTTCGACCAGGTGATCTACAGCAACTCATCCATACTGATCGGCGCCATGAGTGGTTCGCATCAGCACCGATCGCACTTCTCCTTCACGAGCTCCTACCACCAGAGCTCCATGGTCTTCATCATGCACATGAGTTCGCAGTTTGGCGCCGTGGCCCAGTTGGTGGTGCCGTTTTCCCTGCCCGTTTGGCTGGCCCTGGTGGCTTCCAGTGTCCTGTTGATTCTGGTGATCTGGTTGCGAAATCGACTCGTTTGTGGGCAGTCCGATTCGACCTGTCATGCGCTACACGTGCTCACCACGCTGGTGGGCAATCCGCTGGAGGCCAGGAGCCTGCCCAGATGTGTACGCACTCGCATCCTGTATGCaggctggctgctgctggtcctCGTCCTGCGGGTCGTTTACCAGGGCAAGCTGTTCGACTCCTTTCGACTGCCCTACCACAAGCCCCTGCCCACCGAAATAGCGGAGTTAATCCGCGCCAACTACACGCTCATCAATCAGGAGTATCTCGACTACTATCCGCGCGAGTTGACTGTGCTCACCAGGAATGGTTCCAAGGATCGTTTCGATTATATCCAGGGATTGGGCAAGGAGGGCAAGTTCACGACCACCTCGCTGATCGCCACCATGGCCTCGTACAACATGATGCACTGGAGCACCAGTCGCTTGACCCACATCAAGGAGCACATCTTCCTCTACCAAATGGTCATCTATTTGCGCCGCTACTCGCTGCTGAAGTTCGCCTTCGATCGCAAAATCAAACAGCTGCTGTCCGCCGGCATTATTGGGTATTTGGTGCGCGAATTCGATGCCAGCCAGTACAGGCAGCCCTACGAGGAGGACTACGAGGTGTCGCCCATTCCCCTGGACTCCTTCTGCGGCCTCTACTACGTCTCTGCCATTTGGCTGTCCGCCGCCGTGGTGGCTTTCATCCTGGAGCTGCTCAGTCAGCGGATCAACTGGCTGCGGAGGTTCTTTGAATAG
- the LOC122624933 gene encoding uncharacterized protein LOC122624933 has protein sequence MLKHSLILILILVVAVCCFAAELPGNAYLPPLRHYQQLPDDIRPADNGFPVDIGQDSFERYAPIFVDYPEVHPLLREQQEYALDLPFEEKHHYRKTSGPESDAAANRNW, from the coding sequence ATGCTGAAACATTCTCTGATCCTGATTCTGATCCTTGTGGTTGCAGTCTGCTGTTTTGCCGCGGAATTGCCAGGAAATGCCTACTTGCCACCATTGAGACATTATCAGCAGCTTCCCGATGATATTCGCCCAGCTGACAATGGATTTCCCGTCGACATTGGCCAGGATTCGTTTGAGAGGTACGCACCCATCTTCGTGGACTATCCGGAAGTGCATCCTTTGCTCAGAGAGCAGCAGGAATACGCATTGGATCTGCCCTTCGAGGAGAAACACCATTATCGGAAGACATCAGGTCCTGAAAGTGATGCTGCCGCCAATCGAAATTGGTAG